AAATGGTCGGTTAGGGTTGTTATAACGAAAACCAACCATTACTTGATCGCCTTTTTCTGGTATGAATACGTGTCCTCGATTTTCTGAATGATTATCACTACTCCCTGCATCTGGCGTCATTACACGTATCCAACTTGTTTTTAGTTCGTGTTTTTGCCACTGGAATTGCACTTCTACTCGTCCTTTTTGACTCGGATCTTCATTTGAGAGTACGGTAGCTATTTGTGTAGCTGCTTCTGGAAGAGCAACTTCTGGCACTGGTAAAATCTCCGTACCTGATGATATTGCCTCAAATTCATTGCCATATTCGCTCGATCCTGTAGCGGTATGGGTAATTTTCGTGATAATATATTCACCATAATTTTTAACTTCAAAAGCATCAACTCCTCGTTGAGCTCCTGTTACTTTTATAACAGTACCTACTGTAAGGCCTTGTTTGGTACTGGTAGCACTAAGTACATTTGCAGTTGCTATTTTGCTTCCTTGTTCGTTATGTACAAAAGTGTCTATTTCGCTTTTATTTGCTGCTTTGGTTGCTAAGTATTCTTGTGTATTTATTGAAAATAGTTCTTTTGATACATCAAAGGCATAACTACCTAATTCATTTAAACCATCTACTCTTCCTCTTGATTTTGATTCATCTCTAACATTATGTAATGCATTGTATGAAAAGTTAGAAGCAGTACTTGCTATGGCTTCTATGGCAATATTAAGGGTATCCATATCAGCTCCATACTCTATTGTAACGGCTGAATCTAAAGATGGTTTTCCAAAAACCAATTGTACTCCATCATAATACAACCATTCGTTGTATTGTTTGGCTAAACGCTGTATAAACTGAAAGTGGTTTTCTTTATATTGTGCTTGGTAGGTTATTGGGGTTTTAAATACTGGTTTTATTTTAGCGGTTAAGCCTGCAGCTCTAACAGTATCGTTTACAATGGTATCTAAACTTTTATGCAACCAGGAATGCATATGCGGCCCATTTTCTAATAAAATAGTTTTAGAGTATCCGCTAACAAGTAGTTTACCATCAAAACCATTGTTATGTTGTAGTTTTACATTGGTGATTACCCCTAAAAAATCGGTGTCGTTAAAGTTTATAACAATCGATTTACCTAACCATTCTTTTGAGTCGTCTAGCGTGTAAGAACCTACGGCTTCTACACTATCATAATCAACGATTATAGAAAAGGTATGGTGGTTATTTATTGTTTGATTAAGGGTTGCTTTTTCAAAGTTATATAGCGTTTCTCCGTCTATATTAATCGTTGTTATGGGTTTCATATACAGTATTTTTTTACGTATAGTAGCGTTAACTACAAATAGTATACTATTTACCTGTATTGATTTATATATTTTTAGTGTAAATTTTTAAAAGTAATTAATTACACTAAATTGTATCAAGAGCTCTTTTAATAGCGAAATTTATTGTTCTCTTATAAATTTTCACTCATTTCAATTATAAAAAGCACTCGAATTGACCAATCCATTTTAAACGCACAACAGGTTATTATATACTACTATGATATTCGTATAATCTTAATAAAATTTTCTTTTCTTTCTTTATAAATAGCTGCTTTTAGTGAAAGTGCTACTATAAATAACAATATTTCATAAATAATAAAAGAGCAAACCCTTAAAGCTTGCTCTTTATAAATTGTACTTATGCTACTGGCCAACGGTTATCGATAGATGCATTACCAATACTCATTTCTTCTGCAGAAATAGTAAAGTTAATAGTCATTGGTACATCTCCGTTTACGTTTAAGTTTTCTTTGTAGTATACTATGTATGCGTTTTTAAACTCAACTTCTTTCATTTTTGAATCTTCTTCAGATTTCTTAAAAATGATTTTTCCTTCAATAGCTTTAAATTGGCTATTTAACATCGCTTCGATTACAGATGAATCTGCTGTAGACTCTATTGTTACATTGATTCTTCCTCCGTAAACATTAGATGCAATTTTACCTTTCTTATCAGTATCTCTACTAAAAGCGTATTCTGTTGCTAATACGTCAAATTCTTTCCCTCCTAATTCTAGTGATGCTCTAAATGATCCCATAATACTTGTTCTTTTTAATTATTAATTTTTAAAATTTTCTTTTGTTTTATGCATAGCTTAACTAGTATTATACAATACATAAAACTAACTTTCTATAACAATAGATAATTTTCTAAACTAAAAAAATAAACGTGTTTTCATCGGGAGAAATCCCATATAGATATACTTACAACACAGGCTAGATTCGCCTATATTATACAAGTATGACAGTTTATTTTACAAAGAAGAAGAAAATTCTAAATTGTCATTTGTTTGCATAAATATACGTTGTTTTTTTCTTTAAAAAAAACATATATTAATAAAAAATTATATTTTCCCTTTAAAAAAGGTAAAAACAATTATTACTAGAAATAATATATTACAGAGTATTATTTTCTTTAATATACCATTCGTGTAATTAATGCTTTTATTTAAATTTACATCTAATTTTTTCTGAATTATATTTACTTTAGATTGCTGTTGCTTTTGTAAACTATCTGTTACTTTATATAATCGTGCTATTTCCTTTTTTATATTTTTATTATTCTTATTCTGTTTAGAAAACAAATATGCAATGTTTTCTATTTTTTTATTTACATTTTCATTTTCATCATCTTCATTTGAAAGATATAAATTTCTTATTGTAGTTTGCTTTTTTTCGATACTACTAGCGGTTATTTCTTTTGTTGTAACTTCATAATCTCTGAGCATATTAACGTACAAATAAGTTACAAAACAAAGTACCAGTGTTCCTGTAAAAAAAAATATTTTACTTCTTATATTTTTTATCTTTTTTTTAGACGGCTTTATATAAAAAGTT
This genomic stretch from Tenacibaculum sp. Bg11-29 harbors:
- a CDS encoding type VI secretion system Vgr family protein, coding for MKPITTINIDGETLYNFEKATLNQTINNHHTFSIIVDYDSVEAVGSYTLDDSKEWLGKSIVINFNDTDFLGVITNVKLQHNNGFDGKLLVSGYSKTILLENGPHMHSWLHKSLDTIVNDTVRAAGLTAKIKPVFKTPITYQAQYKENHFQFIQRLAKQYNEWLYYDGVQLVFGKPSLDSAVTIEYGADMDTLNIAIEAIASTASNFSYNALHNVRDESKSRGRVDGLNELGSYAFDVSKELFSINTQEYLATKAANKSEIDTFVHNEQGSKIATANVLSATSTKQGLTVGTVIKVTGAQRGVDAFEVKNYGEYIITKITHTATGSSEYGNEFEAISSGTEILPVPEVALPEAATQIATVLSNEDPSQKGRVEVQFQWQKHELKTSWIRVMTPDAGSSDNHSENRGHVFIPEKGDQVMVGFRYNNPNRPFVMGSLFHGNNGAGGKTDNNYKSIITKSGHILEFNDTNKSESIKITDKKGNSIFIDTAGETITINALKDININAGENLNITAGKNINVNAGQSIEETAGRNITSNAGNDILQTASKDIKEKANNIKQIADNTFDIVSKESTEYAEKINVQSLKEEINMLSAKKVNINAKEKSNLF
- the tssD gene encoding type VI secretion system tube protein TssD; amino-acid sequence: MGSFRASLELGGKEFDVLATEYAFSRDTDKKGKIASNVYGGRINVTIESTADSSVIEAMLNSQFKAIEGKIIFKKSEEDSKMKEVEFKNAYIVYYKENLNVNGDVPMTINFTISAEEMSIGNASIDNRWPVA
- a CDS encoding DUF5457 domain-containing protein produces the protein MSTPTVLPIHEVILKIMYNADREKPIGLTSSDILWKIDNPEITERYVREVLGWLVRERKVKLYLEKYSLDRHEFLTQKTKNVEEEEEVEVLSAEKETFYIKPSKKKIKNIRSKIFFFTGTLVLCFVTYLYVNMLRDYEVTTKEITASSIEKKQTTIRNLYLSNEDDENENVNKKIENIAYLFSKQNKNNKNIKKEIARLYKVTDSLQKQQQSKVNIIQKKLDVNLNKSINYTNGILKKIILCNILFLVIIVFTFFKGKI